From the Malus domestica chromosome 17, GDT2T_hap1 genome, one window contains:
- the LOC103404333 gene encoding monodehydroascorbate reductase 4, peroxisomal-like: MGRAFVYVILGGGVAAGYAALEFTKRGISHGELCIISEESVPPYERPALSKGFLLPEAPARLPSFHTCVGANEERLTAKWYKEHGVELVLGTRVKSVDVRRKTLLTGSGETISYKILIIATGARALKLEEFGVKGSDSENVCYLRDLADANRLVNLMESSSGGNAIVIGGGYIGMECAASLVISRMNVTMVFPEEHCMARLFTPKIASFYEEFYKSKGVKFVKGTILSSFDIDSDGKVTAVNLRDGSSLPADMVVVGIGIRPNTSLFEGQLTLEKGGIKVNGRMQSSNSSVYAVGDVATFPVKVFGESRRLEHVDSARKSARHAVTAIMEQHQADEFDYLPFFYSRVFTLSWQFYGDNVGDVVHFGDFSGGTFGAYWVKKGQLVGSFLEGGTKEEYEAIAKATKLKPEVEDLEELERQGLRFAVTVSQEPPPSSPPPHDVISSGIVLERPIYAFHATAGVVVAASIAAFAYWYGRKRRRW; encoded by the exons ATGGGAAGGGCATTTGTGTATGTGATTCTTGGGGGTGGGGTGGCTGCTGGGTATGCAGCTCTTGAATTCACCAAGAGAGGCATCTCCCATGGTGAACTCTGCATCATCTCTGAAGAATCA GTTCCACCTTATGAGAGACCTGCTTTAAGCAAAGGCTTTCTACTTCCAGAAG CGCCTGCACGCCTTCCATCATTTCACACTTGTGTTGGTGCCAATGAGGAAAGGTTAACTGCAAAGTGGTATAAGGAGCACG GTGTTGAATTAGTTCTTGGAACTCGAGTCAAGTCTGTTGATGTGAGACGCAAGACACTACTGACGGGATCTGGGGAGACTATAAGTTACAAAATTCTCATTATTGCAACAGGTGCTCGG GCACTGAAGCTGGAAGAATTTGGAGTCAAAGGATCAGATTCTGAAAATGTGTGTTATTTGCGAGATTTGGCTGATGCCAATAGACTTGTCAACTTGATGGAATCTTCGTCTGGCGGGAATGCTATTGTCATTGGTGGTGGCTACATTGGAATGGAGTGTGCTGCATCATTGGTGATCAGTAGGATGAATGTAACGATGGTTTTTCCAGAAGAACATTGCA TGGCCCGATTATTCACACCCAAGATTGCAAGTTTTTATGAAGAATTTTACAAATCCAAAGGAGTGAAGTTtgttaaaggaaccattttgtCGTCATTTGACATTGACTCAGATGGGAAG GTGACTGCTGTTAATCTTAGAGATGGAAGCAGTCTTCCTGCAGACATGGTTGTTGTGGGAATAGGAATCCGTCCAAACACAAGCCTATTCGAAGGTCAACTTACGTTGGAGAAAGGTGGGATCAAAGTGAATGGAAGGATGCAGTCAAGTAATAGCTCAGTCTATGCAGTGGGAGATGTTGCCACATTTCCAGTCAAAGTATTTGGTGAGTCCCGAAGGCTTGAACACGTTGACTCAGCGAGAAAATCCGCAAGACATGCTGTTACTGCAATCATGGAACAACACCAAGCTGATGAATTTGACTACCTACCATTTTTTTACTCAAGAGTCTTCACCCTGTCTTGGCAGTTTTACGGGGACAATGTAGGAGATGTAGTCCATTTCGGAGACTTCTCAGGAGGCACATTCGGGGCCTATTGGGTAAAAAAAGGTCAACTTGTCGGGTCTTTTCTCGAAGGCGGAACCAAGGAAGAGTACGAAGCCATAGCCAAGGCCACCAAGCTGAAGCCAGAAGTTGAGGACCTAGAGGAGTTGGAAAGGCAGGGTTTACGTTTCGCAGTGACTGTTAGCCAGGAACCACCGCCATCATCACCACCGCCTCATGATGTTATCAGTTCTGGCATTGTTCTGGAGAGGCCGATATACGCTTTTCATGCAACCGCCGGCGTTGTTGTGGCTGCATCGATAGCAGCGTTCGCGTATTGGTACGGAAGGAAGCGCCGGAGGTGGTGA
- the LOC103404332 gene encoding large ribosomal subunit protein bL12cz: protein MAATLSTLTLGTPSYPATPAAASFPSHSTKPTLQFPFNPQIPTLTHRATHVRPLAAVEAPEKIEKLGTDISSLTLEEARILVDYLQDKLGVSAAALAPAAAVAVAPGAGEGPAVVEEKTEFDVVIEDVPSNARIAVIKAVRALTSLALKEAKELIEGLPKKFREGISKDEAEEAKKQLEAAGAKINIV from the coding sequence ATGGCTGCCACTCTCTCCACACTCACTCTGGGCACTCCCTCCTACCCCGCCACGCCCGCCGCCGCCTCCTTCCCCTCCCACTCCACCAAACCCACCCTCCAATTCCCCTTCAACCCCCAAATCCCCACCCTCACCCACCGCGCCACCCACGTCCGCCCCCTCGCCGCCGTCGAAGCCCCAGAAAAGATCGAGAAGCTCGGCACCGACATCTCCAGTCTCACCCTTGAGGAAGCCCGCATCCTCGTCGACTACCTCCAGGACAAGCTCGGCGTCTCCGCCGCTGCCCTCGCTCCAGCCGCAGCCGTAGCCGTGGCGCCAGGAGCGGGCGAGGGCCCCGCCGTCGTGGAGGAGAAGACGGAGTTCGACGTCGTCATCGAGGACGTGCCGAGCAACGCGAGAATTGCGGTGATCAAGGCGGTGAGGGCGTTGACGAGCCTGGCCCTGAAGGAGGCGAAGGAGCTGATTGAGGGTTTGCCGAAGAAGTTCAGGGAAGGGATTTCCAAGGACGAGGCGGAGGAGGCGAAGAAGCAGCTGGAAGCCGCCGGGGCGAAGATTAACATTGTTTAA
- the LOC103404331 gene encoding PWWP domain-containing protein 3, with the protein MGMVGTRSTISLEEDLGSAPGPEKLEVPGEKTIREVVNDSGGGRAGSGGSGRGSAGGGRSFGNLNVDVSDAEEGLVKLKGKGSVEKLESVLRNEKKAVSGGAEAESGGKGRGVGENGGSLGGIGEGPDGTKTRGAGTDVNGGGIEENGSCLDGIGEDPDGKTDEITEDMDDEGHEFLVGDFVWGKIKSHPWWPAQICDPSDASEYALKLKAKDRLLVAYFGDGTFAWCNSSQLKPFEEDFRKMSRQSSSKAFVNAVQQAVDEVGRLVRLKMSCICVKEEFPGEVGRPLAVNAGIKEGVRVPEGRVGKLLDRVSEPAELLAELKRVAEVMSMSSELELNALKSWLSAFYCSKGGYRLPVFVEAQSVPGLEDDWREVDVPVRGPFEDWFSSPRKTGQTDQPLNESSAQGLENRQHQRRKQKSIADLMEEDDDIQAETKEGATSEKAGASSGRNKRKGGENHSESNLTSESGKRRTKLSKTPASPQMKKLSSVENGASETKNGVLTRSRKKDERIAIDGNGGETKEEAGDSPVSRDEELCSGGSQTDMKDQIDHPSSTRERKRSKYLSPPFINLRTGKRSLDIEVESPKVSNDNLVGSPKMLSPSAETLQKKDSTELTGNEIIGGSSSKKPSEDEKSIDPMKANVSTHKVLSGLRSAAVNPSSRVETKSFKIVGDFMSIFRDSIYRNGSNYELYKKKQPHKKRKKLESEPGSMGKDRNQITEKLPETDSGKKRTKKSSETKSDKSTQKQATETSGSEPGKRKSKSASGTPDLKKRRKKTDETASPASLFVTFGPGSSLPTKSDLIKIYGKFGELNETETEMFYTNFCARVSFVKFADAQEAFDHSQNDSPFGSANVTFRLHNLAAASKLRELSEISNSAPAKKSRGKTRTQALASQPPAAVGEASQVDLIKRKLERMTSMLDDSTGQVSEVTKSKLESEIKELLGTVSTMV; encoded by the coding sequence ATGGGAATGGTGGGGACGCGATCTACTATATCCCTGGAGGAGGATTTGGGTTCTGCACCTGGACCGGAGAAGCTTGAAGTTCCAGGGGAGAAGACGATCAGGGAAGTTGTGAACGACTCGGGTGGAGGCCGGGCTGGCTCAGGTGGGTCCGGTCGGGGAAGTGCCGGCGGTGGAAGGAGTTTTGGGAACCTGAACGTTGATGTATCTGATGCTGAGGAGGGTTTGGTGAAGCTGAAAGGGAAGGGGAGTGTTGAGAAGTTGGAGTCGGTTTTGAGGAACGAGAAGAAGGCGGTGAGTGGCGGTGCTGAGGCGGAGAGTGGAGGGAAAGGAAGAGGGGTTGGAGAAAATGGGGGTTCTTTGGGTGGGATTGGAGAAGGCCCGGATGGGACTAAGACTCGTGGGGCCGGGACTGATGTGAACGGAGGAGGGATTGAAGAGAATGGGAGCTGTTTGGATGGGATTGGAGAAGACCCGGATGGGAAAACTGATGAGATTACTGAGGACATGGATGATGAGGGACATGAGTTTCTTGTTGGGGATTTCGTGTGGGGAAAGATTAAGAGCCATCCGTGGTGGCCTGCACAAATTTGTGATCCTTCGGACGCTTCGGAGTATGCCCTGAAATTGAAGGCGAAAGACAGGCTCCTGGTGGCGTATTTTGGGGACGGAACATTTGCTTGGTGCAATTCTTCGCAGCTGAAACCGTTTGAGGAGGATTTTAGGAAGATGTCTCGGCAGAGTAGCTCGAAGGCATTTGTTAATGCTGTGCAGCAGGCTGTGGATGAGGTTGGAAGGCTTGTGAGGTTGAAGATGAGTTGTATATGTGTAAAGGAAGAGTTCCCAGGTGAGGTTGGTCGGCCGTTGGCAGTAAATGCCGGAATTAAGGAAGGAGTTCGTGTGCCAGAAGGCAGGGTTGGGAAGCTGTTGGATCGTGTTTCTGAGCCTGCAGAGCTTCTTGCTGAGTTGAAACGTGTTGCAGAAGTTATGTCCATGTCTAGTGAGCTTGAGCTGAATGCTTTAAAGAGTTGGTTGTCTGCATTTTATTGTTCAAAAGGAGGCTATCGATTGCCTGTTTTCGTCGAAGCGCAGTCAGTTCCTGGTCTCGAGGATGATTGGAGGGAGGTGGATGTCCCGGTCCGAGGGCCATTCGAAGACTGGTTTTCTTCTCCCAGAAAAACAGGACAAACTGATCAACCTTTAAACGAAAGCTCAGCTCAAGGTTTAGAGAATAGGCAACACCAAAGAAGGAAGCAGAAGAGCATTGCTGATCTTATGGAAGAAGACGATGATATTCAGGCGGAAACTAAGGAAGGAGCAACCTCAGAGAAAGCAGGGGCATCATCTGGACGGAACAAGCGGAAAGGTGGCGAGAATCATAGTGAGAGTAATTTGACTTCTGAATCCGGAAAGAGAAGGACCAAGCTTTCAAAGACGCCAGCAAGCCCGCAGATGAAAAAACTTTCAAGTGTTGAAAATGGTGCTAGTGAAACCAAAAACGGTGTCTTAACAAGGAGCAGGAAGAAGGATGAACGTATTGCAATTGATGGCAATGGTGGCGAGACCAAAGAAGAAGCTGGCGATAGTCCTGTTTCAAGAGACGAGGAATTGTGCAGTGGCGGTTCACAAACTGACATGAAAGACCAAATTGATCACCCCTCTTCGACAAGAGAGAGGAAAAGGAGCAAGTACTTGTCCCCTCCCTTCATAAATCTAAGGACCGGAAAAAGGAGTCTAGACATAGAAGTAGAATCTCCGAAAGTTTCTAATGACAACCTTGTTGGGTCACCGAAGATGCTGAGTCCTTCCGCGGAGACATTACAGAAGAAAGACTCTACAGAACTTACTGGGAATGAGATAATTGGTGGCTCGAGTTCGAAAAAACCATCAGAAGATGAGAAGAGCATTGATCCGATGAAAGCTAATGTATCTACTCATAAAGTGCTATCTGGACTCCGCTCTGCAGCTGTTAATCCATCATCTCGAGTAGAAACGAAATCCTTTAAGATTGTTGGGGATTTCATGTCCATATTCAGAGACTCGATTTATCGCAATGGCTCCAACTACGAACTGTACAAGAAGAAGCAACCTCataagaagagaaagaagttaGAATCTGAACCTGGCTCAATGGGGAAAGACCGAAATCAGATCACAGAAAAGCTGCCCGAAACTGACTCTGGGAAGAAGAGAACCAAGAAGAGCAGCGAGACAAAGTCCGATAAGTCTACACAAAAGCAAGCTACTGAGACATCAGGTTCAGAGCCTGGTAAGCGAAAATCAAAGAGTGCTTCTGGAACTCCGGATTTGAAGAAAAGGCGTAAGAAGACCGATGAAACAGCTTCACCTGCATCCCTTTTTGTGACATTTGGCCCCGGGTCCTCTCTCCCCACAAAATCCGATCTTATCAAGATTTATGGTAAATTCGGAGAGCTGAACGAAACAGAAACAGAGATGTTCTACACCAATTTCTGCGCTCGGGTTTCCTTTGTAAAATTTGCCGATGCACAAGAGGCCTTCGACCATTCGCAAAATGACAGTCCGTTTGGATCTGCCAATGTCACTTTCCGGCTTCATAACCTGGCAGCTGCTTCGAAGCTTCGCGAGCTGAGTGAAATATCCAATTCCGCTCCTGCTAAGAAGTCCAGGGGCAAGACCAGAACCCAGGCATTAGCTTCGCAGCCACCCGCCGCGGTTGGTGAGGCGTCACAAGTCGACTTAATCAAGCGGAAACTGGAGAGGATGACCTCAATGCTGGATGATTCAACCGGCCAAGTGTCGGAAGTGACGAAATCGAAACTGGAGAGCGAGATAAAGGAGCTGTTGGGGACGGTAAGCACGATGGTCTAA
- the LOC103404330 gene encoding universal stress protein A-like protein, with product MCLIGPTAANPQNEASHPSVTAFIRERESTVVPESSNQQASRLSVVSEAKMASEPTRIMLAVNESTIKGYPHASISSRKAFEWTLQKIVRSNTSGFKLQFLHVQVPDEDGFDDMDSVYASPEDFKNMKDRDRARGLHLLEFFVDRCNAIGVACEAWIKRGDAKEVICREVKRVRPDFLVVGCRGLGPFQRVFVGTVSEFCVKHAECPVITIKRSAEETPQDPVDD from the exons ATGTGCTTAATCGGGCCTACGGCTGCGAACCCACAAAACGAAGCAAGTCATCCTTCGGTTACCGCCTtcatcagagagagagagagtactgtGGTTCCAGAAAGTTCGAATCAGCAAGCGAGTCGACTCAGTGTCGTGAGCGAAGCGAAGATGGCAAGCGAGCCAACTCGGATAATGCTGGCAGTGAACGAGTCGACCATCAAGGGCTACCCGCACGCCTCCATCAGCAGCAGGAAGGCGTTCGAGTGGACGCTCCAGAAGATCGTGCGCTCCAACACCAGTGGTTTCAAGCTCCAGTTCCTGCACGTCCAAGTCCCCGATGAAGACG GTTTTGATGACATGGACAGTGTCTATGCATCGCCGGAGGATTTTAAAAACATGAAGGACAGAGACCGCGCCAGAGGGCTTCATCTGCTGGAGTTCTTCGTTGACAGATGTAATGCAATTGGG GTTGCTTGTGAAGCATGGATCAAAAGAGGGGATGCCAAGGAAGTAATCTGCCGTGAGGTGAAGCGTGTCCGGCCAGACTTTCTGGTGGTGGGCTGTCGGGGGCTTGGACCTTTCCAGAG GGTTTTTGTTGGGACTGTGAGCGAGTTCTGCGTGAAGCACGCTGAGTGCCCCGTCATCACAATCAAGCGCAGCGCAGAGGAAACACCCCAGGATCCCGTCGATGACTGA
- the LOC103404329 gene encoding uncharacterized protein, whose product MDDNNPPRALRNHHGSSSSSSSSSSESSDHRGACHTSSAGHTTTPARKSRYAADDAVGDRIECTGRYCKSCSGTLIADCVALCCCPCAVVNFLTLAFVKVPWMVGRKCLGLGKKKGQKRENKRRKCKGGGSSKSGIEWVVERGEEERKQPEVSRRGGYGEEETECGGARLEAERVWLELYQIGHLGFGRVSFTGTQSLGNKGQLGNVS is encoded by the coding sequence ATGGACGACAATAACCCGCCTCGGGCGTTACGTAACCACCACGGCAGTTCGTCGTCGTCTTCGTCGTCATCGTCCGAGTCGTCCGACCATCGCGGAGCATGTCACACGTCATCCGCGGGACACACCACGACACCCGCGCGGAAGAGCCGGTACGCCGCGGACGACGCCGTGGGGGACCGGATAGAGTGCACGGGGAGGTACTGCAAGTCGTGCAGCGGTACGTTGATCGCGGACTGCGTGGCGCTCTGCTGCTGCCCCTGCGCCGTGGTGAACTTTCTGACCCTGGCGTTCGTTAAAGTGCCGTGGATGGTGGGGAGGAAGTGTCTGGGATTGGGGAAAAAGAAGGGGCAGAAGCGGGAAAACAAGAGGAGAAAATGCAAGGGGGGTGGGAGTAGTAAAAGCGGGATTGAGTGGGTGGTGGAGAGAGGGGAGGAGGAGAGGAAACAGCCTGAGGTTTCACGGCGCGGCGGGTACGGCGAGGAGGAAACGGAGTGCGGCGGTGCGAGGCTGGAGGCGGAGAGGGTGTGGTTAGAGTTGTACCAGATTGGACACCTGGGTTTTGGGAGAGTTTCCTTTACTGGTACTCAATCTCTGGGTAATAAGGGGCAATTAGGGAACGTAAGTTAA